Proteins encoded within one genomic window of Hermetia illucens chromosome 2, iHerIll2.2.curated.20191125, whole genome shotgun sequence:
- the LOC119647948 gene encoding probable serine hydrolase isoform X6, with product MGSKRQSERRECTEVQIEMPWGHISGKWWGPQNRRPILALHGWQDNAGTFDTLIPLLPPHIGILAIDLPGHGFSSRLPDGQIYHLSSYLYVIIMIMEKYDWEQISLLGHSLGSMLAFQLAAIFPDKVDLVIGLDAYKPITFLEVKFTSETRSHISAFLTADERNRNNSEPPSYSYDECIEKLFIGGGNSINRDKCCYIVNRNIQRSTKYPDKYYFTRDSRLKAFDFGVWPKEVYSSLLADIKCPVLFIKASGSKSTDSTVFREHLAVMKKNPLFEFQQVVGTHHVHLNEPHKVSGMINQFLLKYIGTISKL from the exons ATGGGAAGCAAACGTCAATCGGAACGAAGAGAG TGCACCGAAGTTCAGATTGAAATGCCATGGGGTCACATTTCGGGCAAATGGTGGGGACCACAAAATAGGCGTCCAATACTCGCTTTGCATGGTTGGCAGGACAACGCTGGAACGTTTGATACACTCATCCCATTACTCCCTCCGCATATCGGCATTCTAGCTATTGATCTACCTGGTCACGGATTTTCTTCACGTTTACCCGACGGACAAATATATCACCTCTCAAGCTATCTTTATGTTATAATCATGATCATGGAAAAGTATGattgggaacaaatttcacttctTGGACACTCGTTGGGTTCCATGCTAGCCTTCCAGCTGGCAGCAATTTTCCCAGACAAAGTTGATCTAGTGATCGGTTTGGATGCGTATAAGCCTATAACATTTCTAGAGGTCAAATTTACATCGGAGACACGAAGTCACATCAGTGCCTTCCTTACTGCTGATGAGAGAAATCGCAATAATAGTGAGCCTCCTAGTTACTCGTACGATGAGTGCATTGAGAAATTATTCATTGGAGGTGGGAATTCAATTAATCGTGATAAATGCTGCTATATTGTGAACAGGAATATACAAAGATCTACTAAATACCCAGATAAGTACTACTTCACTCGAGACAGCCGCTTAAAGGCCTTCGATTTCGGTGTATGGCCAAAGGAGGTATATAGTAGTTTACTCGCGGATATTAAGTGTCCCGTGCTATTCATCAAGGCGTCAGGATCGAAAAGCACTGATTCAACCGTATTTCGTGAGCACCTGGCAGTAATGAAGAAAAATCCACTGTTTGAATTCCAACAGGTAGTCGGTACGCATCATGTGCATTTGAATGAACCCCATAAAGTGAGTGGAATgatcaaccaattcttattgaAGTATATCGGGACAATATCGAAACTTTAA